In Aedes albopictus strain Foshan chromosome 3, AalbF5, whole genome shotgun sequence, the following are encoded in one genomic region:
- the LOC134290480 gene encoding uncharacterized protein LOC134290480, with the protein MRPVHAHHRPSSNPVLKYQRFSKYQRLLRTVGYVLRFIDRCRRKPATDSSDTGVLSREELLKAELVLWRLVQNEEYAEEVSTIRKNKERPPGEVKRLTKSSPLRKLTVFLDDNGVLRIEGRIEAAKFVPYEPKYPVVLPKQHYVTRLLVDHFHRRYAHGYGETVINELRQIFHIPGLRTLVRQIANRCSWCTVYRAAPRSPRMAPLAAARVTPYVRPFTFIGIDYCGPFLIRIGRNNVKRWVVLITCLTVRAVHLEIACSLSSESCKMAIRRFIARRGAPQEIYSDQGTNFVGASKELREEIAAMNHTLGRTFTNRDTQWRFNPPAAPHMGGAWERMVRTVKVSLQTLQTSRTPDEETFHTLLTEVEGIINSRPLTFVPLGSEEEEALTPNHFLMLSSNGVVQPPQEPVTDSGRALRANWDQIRSMLDQFWTKWIKGYLPTICRRSKWFDDIKPVQVGDLVVVIDEGTRNSWTRGKVVKVYPGNDGRIRKVDVQTANGVFQRPVTKVAVLDVAVGGIAEPEAGQQQYGSGNVREEAHRAHYHQPGR; encoded by the coding sequence ATGCGACCAGTCCACGCCCACCACCGTCCATCTTCGAATCCAGTGCTCAAGTACCAGCGGTTCTCCAAGTATCAACGACTTCTACGGACGGTAGGGTATGTACTGCGCTTCATTGATCGTTGTCGTCGAAAGCCTGCAACCGATTCTTCCGATACTGGAGTCCTGTCGAGAGAGGAGCTGTTGAAGGCGGAACTCGTGCTGTGGCGGTTGGTGCAGAACGAAGAATATGCCGAAGAAGTGTCGACGATTCGCAAGAACAAGGAACGACCGCCAGGAGAAGTTAAAAGGTTGACGAAAAGTAGCCCGTTACGCAAGCTGACGGTTTTTCTCGACGATAACGGAGTTCTGCGTATCGAAGGGCGGATTGAGGCAGCAAAATTTGTTCCATACGAACCCAAGTATCCCGTGGTGCTCCCAAAACAACACTACGTTACTCGACTGCTCGTCGATCACTTCCACCGACGGTACGCACATGGTTACGGAGAAACGGTGATCAACGAGCTTCGACAGATCTTCCATATTCCTGGTTTGAGAACTCTTGTCCGACAGATTGCCAATCGTTGCTCATGGTGTACCGTGTATCGTGCAGCTCCCCGGTCCCCGCGAATGGCACCTCTTGCAGCTGCGAGAGTGACCCCGTACGTCCGGCCATTCACATTTATTGGCATCGACTACTGTGGGCCTTTCCTGATTCGCATCGGTAGAAACAACGTGAAGAGATGGGTGGTACTCATCACTTGCCTAACTGTACGAGccgttcatctagagattgcctgCAGCTTGTCCAGTGAGTCATGCAAGATGGCTATTAGACGGTTTATCGCCAGGAGAGGAGCTCCGCAGGAGATCTACAGTGACCAGGGCACAAATTTTGTTGGAGCAAGCAAAGAGTTACGGGAGGAAATAGCTGCGATGAACCATACGTTGGGCAGAACCTTCACCAACCGTGACACTCAGTGGCGTTTCAACCCCCCGGCCGCCCCCCACATGGGTGGAGCGTGGGAACGCATGGTGCGAACCGTGAAAGTTTCGCTGCAGACGCTCCAGACCAGTAGGACACCAGATGAGGAGACGTTCCACACCCTTCTGACTGAAGTGGAAGGTATAATCAACTCGCGACCGCTGACATTTGTTCCGTTAGGATCAGAGGAAGAAGAAGCTCTTACGCCTAACCACTTCCTGATGCTTAGTTCTAACGGTGTAGTTCAGCCACCACAGGAACCGGTGACGGATAGCGGACGAGCACTCAGGGCTAACTGGGATCAGATACGAAGTATGTTGGACCAGTTCTGGACGAAATGGATAAAGGGCTACCTGCCCACGATCTGTCGCCGCTCCAAGTGGTTCGACGATATCAAGCCAGTACAAGTAGGAGATTTAGTGGTGGTGATTGACGAAGGAACCCGGAACAGCTGGACTCGCGGAAAGGTGGTTAAGGTCTATCCTGGAAACGATGGCAGAATACGAAAAGTGGACGTGCAGACTGCGAATGGAGTGTTCCAGCGACCGGTTACCAAGGTAGCTGTGCTTGATGTGGCTGTAGGTGGTATAGCTGAGCCTGAGGCAGGACAGCAGCAATACGGGTCGGGGAATGTGCGCGAGGAAGCCCACCGTGCACACTACCACCAACCTGGTCGATAA